From the Acidimicrobiales bacterium genome, the window AAGGCGTCGCACAGGCCGAACGGGCCGGTCGACGCATCGCCGGGATCGGCGAGAAGAAGATCACCGCCGTCTACGCGTCGCCGATGGAACGCACCCGGGAAACGGCCAAGCCGATCGCACGGGCCCTGGGACTCAGGGTCCGGACCGCAAAGGGCCTCATCGAATGTGACTTCGGCGAGTGGACCGGCGCCAAGCTGTCCGACCTGCGCAAGCTGAAGGAGTGGTCCCAGGTCCAGCAGTACCCCAGCGGGTTCCGCTTCCCCGGTGGCGAGTCGTTCAGCGAGATGCAGGGCCGAGTCGTCGACCAGGCCGCCCGTCTCGTCGCGGCCCACCCGGGCGAGACGATCGTCGCCGTCTCGCACGCCGACACGATCAAGGCGGCCGTCGCGCACGCCAACGGTACCCACCTCGACCTGTTCCAGCGCACCGTCGTGTCGCCGTGCTCGATCACCGCGATCACCTACACCTTCGACGGACCGTACGTCCTCACCGTCAACTCGACCGGCGACGACCTGTCGACGCTGTCACTGTCATGACCGGTCCTCGGAACGCCACCGGAGTCCGGAACCCGTGAACGAGTTCGACCATCTCGACGCCTTCACGACCGGGACCGAGGGCCCACCCGGACAGAGGATCTTCTACCTGCAGGCCCGGATCGGCGAGTCGTTGTTGTCGCTGCGGCTCGAGAAACAGCAGGTGGCCGCGCTGGCCGACTACATCGACGACATGCTGTCGAAGTTGACGGCGGCGACGACGGTGATGCCCGACGACCACGAACTCGAGATCGTCGCGCCCGTGATGCCGGCGTGGATCGTGGGCTCACTCGGTGTCGTCTACTCCGAGAGCGACGACCGCGTCGTGATGTGGGCGGAGGAACTCGCCGACGAGGAGGACGAACGCTCTCCCGAGACCGCCCGCTTCCGCCTCACACGGGGGCAGGCGACGGCTTTCGTCCAGAGGGCCCGGGCGGTCGTCGAAGCCGGCCGTCCACCGTGCCCGTACTGCGGGCGCCCCCTCGACGATGCCGATTTCTGCCCCTGTTACAACTGAGCGATCCGGTGTCCGACACCCCTATCCGCGACCGGCCGCCCATCTCCGCCGACGACGCCCTGCCCGTTCTGCGGGAGGCACCGATGGAGGTCCTCGGGCGGATGCCGTGGAGTTCGAACGCCACGTTCCTCGTGGACCTCGACGACGCCGACCACGACCTGCAGGCCGTCTACAAGCCCGTGCAGGGCGAGCGGCCGCTGTGGGACTTCCCCACCGGCCTGGCGCGGCGCGAGGTCGCGGCCTTCGAACTCTCGCACCACCTGGGTTGGGACCTCGTCCCGCCGACGGTCCTGCGGACCGAGGGTCCCCTCGGCGTCGGGTCGCTGCAACTCTTCGTTCCGGCGGACTTCGAGCAGCACTACTTCACGATCCGTGACGACCCGGCCCACGAGCCCACACTGCAGCGTCTGTGCGCCTTCGACATCATCGCCAACTCGACGGACCGCAAGGGCGGCCACTGCCTGTTCGACTCCAACGGGGAGATCTGGGCGATCGACAACGGTCTGTCGTTCCACACCGACTTCAAGCTCCGGACCGTCATCTGGGACTACGCGGGCGAGACGATCCCCGCGGACATCGTGGCTGAGGTGGCCTCGTTCATCGAGGGCGGGCCGCCAGAGTCGTTCGCGGACCTGCTCGACGACGACGAGGTGGACGCCGCCATGCGACGGGCCTCCGCCCTGATAACCGACGGCTGCTTCCCGGTGGATCACACCGGCCGTCGCTGGCCCTGGCCGATGGTGTGAACGACAACTCCCGTCTGGTCGACGGAGGCGACCTCGACGCCCTCGTTCGCCGCGTGGACGATCTGTGCGCCACACGAGACTGGGACGCTCTGGCCGACCTGCATCGCCGGTGCCGTGCCGCCCTCGACACCGGACGCCAACTGTGGCCGGTCGCGGTCCTCGCTGCGCACAGACTCGCGCTGGGCGCTCCGCCGGCCATCGCGGTGCAGGCCCTCGAGGATCCCGGCACGTTCGGGATCGGACCGTTGACCGAGGTGTTGGCCTCCCGGGCCACATGGGCCGAACTCGAGCCCCACCTGCCGCCCGGAGCGGCGCGGGCGCTCGTGGCGCACGAACGAGTCGCCCGGGGCGAGGACCTCACCGGTGCCGACATCGGCCACGACCCGCTCGACGGCCTGGCGCTACGGCCCCACCCGTGGGAGCCCGGCTGGCCCGTGGCGACCTACACCGACGATGCGGTGACCGTCCCCGAACCGGCGCCGGTCGCCGGAACCCCGCTCGACCTGCCGGAAGCGGAATCCGACCTCGGACCCGACGCGACCACCGCCGCTCTGCGCGGATGTGTCGAGCACTGGGCGTCGGCGTCCAACGGCCGGGTGGAGGTCGTGGCGGTGCGCGGGACGGCCCGCACCGCGATCGCGTCACTCGGGGTGCGCACTGCCGCCGGGTCCGACATCGACACGGCCGACGCGCTCGGTCGACTCGCGTGGGCGTCGGCGTCCGGGGCGGCCCACGCCCGCCGGCGCGGCGCCGCCCGCGGGCGTTTCGACGCCTGGTGGTTCGCCGCATGCGCCCTGGGCCTCGACGACGACTGGCCGCTGGATCCCGACGAACTGGCTCCCGGTGTGGGCGAACTGCGCGCCGTGGCCTGGCGGCCCCGCACCCCCCCGTCGGGCTGGGAACTCCACCTCGCGGTCGAGGATCCCGTCGAGGGCGTCGCCTGGGCGATCAGCGCGACCGACGAACGCCTCACCTGAGAGGCTTCACGCCCCGACTGCGGCGACGAGACCGGTCCCGCTCAGAAGAACGCCGGGTCGACGCCGGTCCCCTCACATCGCTCGCAGGGCCGCAGTTCGCCGCGGCCCACGGATGCGCCCACGCCGTCACAACGGCGGCAAGGGGCCTCACTGTCACGGTCGTGGTCACGATCGTGCGCGGCCACGTCGACGGTGCCGTCGGGGGCGTGCGGTCCGCTCCGGCGGTGGAACCAGCCCGAGAACCAGACCATCCCCACCCAGACGAACGCGATCACCAGCACGAGGGCGAGGAGGTTCACGGCGAGAGCCATCGGTACGAGCCTAGTCAGCGCGCGCCACCCGCCTCACGGCGAGCGGCAGGTTCACCCGCCGATCACAGTGGACTCAGCGCGCTTCGAGCGCCTCGATGAGCTTGGGCAGGACCTTGTGGACGTCGCCGACGATGCCGAGGTCGGCGACCGCGAAGATCGGCGCCTCCTCGTCCTTGTTGATGGCGATGATCGTCTTCGAGCCCTTCATGCCGACGAGGTGCTGGGTGGCACCCGAGATGGCGGCAGCGATGTAGACGTCGGGCTTGACGACCTTGCCGGTCTGACCGACCTGGTAGCTGTAGGGCACCCACCCGGCGTCGACGATCGCCCGAGACGCTCCGGGTGCGCCCTTGAGCTGCTTGGCCAGCTTCTCGATCATCTCGAAGTTGGCGGCCTCACCGAGACCGCGCCCGCCGGCGACGACGACAGCCGCCTCGTCGAGCTTGGGACCGTCGGACTCCTCGACGAAACGGTCCGTGACCCGGGCCGTTCCGGTCGCCCCGAGATCCGGTACTGCGAGGGGCTTGACCTCGGCGGAACCGCCGCCGGACGCTTCGGCCATGAAGGACTTGGGACGCACGAGGAAGATCTGCGTACCGGTGCCGGTGAACGTGGTCTTGACGTTGGTCGTGCCACCGAACACGGGCTCGGTGCCCACCACCGAGCCGCCGTCGTCGGCGAGGTCCACCACGTTGGTGATGACGCCGACACCGAGCTTGGCGGACAGACGCCCGGCGACGTCACGGCCGTCGTAGGTGGTGCCACACAGCACCACGTCGGGGCCGGTACCAGCCTCCACCGCCGCCGCGACGGCAGCAGCGACGGCCGGGCCCGCGAGCCCACCACCGAGGTCACCGGTCGCATGGACAGCGGTCGCGCCGTGCGCACCCAGCGTCTCGGCGAGACCGTCTCCGTCGACGCCACAGAAGGCCTCGACCGTGTCACCCAGCTCGCGCGCCTTGGCGAGCATCTCCAAGGTGATGCTCGCGACAGCGCCGTTGGACTCCTCGGCGAACACCCAGATCGTTCCGACACCCATGACGCCTCCTAGAGGACCTTCAACTCGTCGAGGAAGGCCACGATTCGCTCGTGGGCGTCTCCCTCGTCGACGACGATCTCGCCGGCCTCACGCGTGGGCGCAGGCGAGATGTCCACGATCTGTTGACCACCGCCGGCCCAGCCGACGTCGTCGGCGGTGAGGCCGAGATCGGCGACGCCGAGCACGTCCAGTGGCTTGTTCTTCGCCGCCATGATGCCCTTGAACGACGGGTAGCGGGGTTCGACGACACCAGCGGTGACCGATACGAGCGCCGGCAGCGGAACCTGGACCTCGTCGTAGCCGGACTCGGTCTGGCGTCGGATCGTCGCGGAGCCGCCGTCGATCTCGATGGCCTTGGCGAACGTCACCGACGGGAGCCCGAGGAGTTCGGCCAACTGCTCGGGAACGGTGCCCGTGTAGCCGTCGCTCGACTCCGTCGCCGCCATCACCAGATCGGGCTGCGTGCGCCCGATGGCGGCGGCGAGCACCTTCGCCGTGCCGAGCGCATCGGTGCCGGCCAGCGCGTCGTCGGTGATGAGGATCGCCGAGTCCGCGCCCATCGCGAGAGCGGTACGAAGGCCGTTCGTCTCCTCGTGGGGAGCCATCGAGACGAGGATGACATCGCCCTCGCCCGCATCGTCACGCAACTGGAGCGCCATCTCGACACCGTACGAGTCGGACTCGTCGAGAATCAGCTTCATGTCACGCTTCAGCGTCTTGGTTTCGGGATCGAGCACACCCGGATCGGCTGGATCCGGGATCTGCTTCACACAGACGACGACGTTCATGAAGATGAATGATGGGTCACGGAGGCCGGTGCGGCAAAATCACCCCGGCACCGATCTCACCGAATGATCGCAGGTGACGCCGTGAAGGTCCTTCTCATCGTGAACCCGATGGCCTCCTCGGTCACCCCGCGCGCCGAGGTCGTCATCCGACGGATCCTCGCGAGTGACCACGATGTGGATCTCGCCCACACGGTCCGCCGGGGCCACGCCACCCGACTCGCCGCCACCTCCATCGCGAAGGGGACCGAGGTGGTCGTCGTCTTCGGCGGCGACGGGACCGTGAACGAGGTCGCGAACGGCCTCGTCGACTCCGACACCGCGCTGGCGTGCCTACCGGGGGGCTCGACGAACGTCTTCTCCCGGACGCTCGGCATCCCCGACGATCCCGTCGACGGCGCCGAGGTCCTGTTGAACGCGATCCACGGGAACCGGATACCCCGCATCGGGGTCGGCGACGTGAACGGACGCGTCTTCCTGTTCCACGTGGGCGTGGGTTTCGATGCCGCCGTGGTCGAGCAGGTCGAACGGCGGGGCGAACTCAAGCGCTGGCTGAGTCACCCCCTGTTCGCGCTGGCCGCCGTCGACACGTGGTTCCGTGGTTCGCAGCGGTGGCGACACTCGTTCACCGTCGACTTCGACGTGGGCGACCCGGTGGTCGACGGACGATTCGCCGTCGTGTTGAACTCGAACCCCTACACGTACCTCGGCTCGCGCCCCTTCGACATCGCGCCGGAGGCGACCCTCGACAGGGCCCTCGTCGCGGTCACCGTGACCGACATGCACGCCCGGGCGATCGTCGGCATGGCCGCCACCGCGCTGCGGGGCCGCACGAGCCTCGCCGACCACCCGGCCGTCGACTACCGCACCGACCTCGACGGCCTCACGATCACCGCCGACGTCGGCCTACCCCACCAGGTGGACGGGGACTTCCTCGGCCGGGTGACCGAACTGCGGTTCCGTCACCGACCGGCGGCCCTGCGTCTCGTCCACCCCGGCGCCGCTCCCGTCATCTGAAGTCTCACCGGCGCCACAGCTTCAGCGGGCCTCGTCGACGACACGACGCGCGATGTCGGGATGGTCGGTGATGAGCGCGTCGACCCCCAGCGCGACGAGTTCGGCCATGGTCGCCTCGTCGTTGACCGTCCATGCGCCGACAGTCAGCCCGGCGGCGTGCGCGGTGGAAACCAGACCCGGCCCCACGAGCCCGAAGTACGGGTAGATCCCGCTGTGTCCGAGGCCTGCGGCGCGTGCGACCCACTGGGGGGCCGAGACCGGGTCGTAGAAGAGCACGACAGTGGCCAGACGGTCGTCGATCGCCCGGATCCGGTTCAGGGTCTCCACGTTGAACGACGACACGAGCGCCTCGTCGTAGGGGCGGTAGGCCGCGATGAGGCCGGCGACCGCCACCGAGATCTGGTGCTTCTCGTCGTAGTCGGGGTCGGCCGGGTCGTTCTTGATCTCGACGTTGACCCCCATCCCGGCGGCCGCCTCGAAGGCCTCGGCGAGCGTCGGGACGTCGTCACCGAGTTCAGCCGCCGGTGTCCGGGCGACGATCCGCCCGTCGGCGGTATGGGCATCGTGGTGGACCACCAACACGTCATCCGCGCTGCGGCGAACGTCGAGCTCGACCCAGTCGGCGCCGAGTTTCCCCGCCAGCGAAAAGGCCTCGAGCGTGTTCTCCGGGGCCGCGCCGGAGGCACCCCTGTGTGCGACGACGATCGTCATGGCCTCCCCCACCCCTGTGTGGACATCATCTCTGATCACCCTTGCGACGAGCCCGAACCCGCTGTAGTGTCGCCGTGCTCCGGTTCCGCCTCAGGGCACAGCAACGACCGGACATGTGAATTCGATCACAAAAGAACGACGGGCGGCAAACCCCTGCACCCCTATCCGCCCCTGGAGGTTCCGTGGCACTGACGATCGTTCCGCCGGCGCATGTCGATGCCGACTGGAGGGCAGGCGCGGCGTGTCGAGACACCGACCCCGCGTTGTTCTTCCCGGTCGGCACCACCGGACCGGCACTGGACCAGATCGCCGCCGCGAAAGCCGTATGTCTCGCCTGCGAGGCCCGCGAGAACTGCCTCGAGTTCGCCCTCAGTACCAACCAGGACTCCGGTGTCTGGGGCGGTGCATCCGAAGAGGAGCGCCGTGCCATGCGGCGCCGTCGCCAGGCCGCGGCGCGCGCGGCCCGCGCCTGAGCCTCCCCGCAGCGACGGCTCACCACAGGAAGCCACCGATCCGCACCAGTCCGGAGATGTCGGCGACCTCGCCGGCCAGGATCGGCACCGCCACCTGGATCGCAGGATCCACGCGTAGCTCGCTGCGCAACTCCGCCTCACGGCTCGCGGGCACGCGGTAGGCGAGAAAGCTCTCCGCCAGTTCGCACAGCACGCGACTCACGTCGTCGGCGGAATGCGTCGACCGGACCTCGACGCCGATCTCGGTGGCACGTTCGGCGAGCTGACGGGCCGAGGCCTCGGCCGCCGGATCACGTAGACCGTCGGGGAGGACCCGGTTAAGCACCACCCCGCCCAGGTGAAGTCTGCGCTGCGCGAGAGCGTCGACGAACCAGGAGATCTCCGACACCGCCGACGATTCGAGAGTGGAGACGACCACGAAGCTCGTCCGACGGGTGCGGATCGTGCGCTGCACCGCCTCGGCCCGTTCCACGAAACCGGGATACATCGAACGGAAGAGAAGAAAGAACTCGGCGATGTCGCCGAGGAACTGGGTCCCGAGCGTGCGCTCGGCCACGACGCCGAACGACCGTGACGCCGCCCCGACCAGGCGGGATCGCGCGGGGATCGTGAGCCACCGCAACAGGCGGCTGTCGAAGAACTCGGCCATCCGTTCCGGCGCCTCCAGGAAATCGAGCGCATGGCGCGATGGTGGCGTGTCCACGACGATCAGGTCGTACTCGCCGGACTGGTGCAGTTCGTGGAGCCGTTCCATCGCGATGTAGTCGTGGCTGTGGACGAACTTCGCCGTGATGTTCGTGTAGAGCGGGTTGGACAGGATCGCGTCCCGGGTCCTGTCGTCGGGAGAATGGCGCGACACCAGCCGGTCCCACGACGCCTTGGTGTCGAGCATGGCCACCCACAGCTCGCCCCGTGGCTCCGATCCGGTGGCCGCGGCGAGGGCCCCGGGATCCACACGGCGGGGCTCGTCGCCGAACCCGTCGATGCCGAGGGACTGGGCCAGTCGCCGTGCCGGGTCCACCGTGACGACGAGCACGCGGCCGCCGAGGCGCGTCGCCGCCATCAGCGCGGCCGTGGCCGCGGTGGTCGTCTTGCCGACCCCACCCGCGCCGCAGACGATCACGATCTCACGCGATGCCAGGAGCCGCTCGAGCACGGACGCCCCCGCGCCGGCCGCCGG encodes:
- a CDS encoding electron transfer flavoprotein subunit alpha/FixB family protein, with the protein product MGVGTIWVFAEESNGAVASITLEMLAKARELGDTVEAFCGVDGDGLAETLGAHGATAVHATGDLGGGLAGPAVAAAVAAAVEAGTGPDVVLCGTTYDGRDVAGRLSAKLGVGVITNVVDLADDGGSVVGTEPVFGGTTNVKTTFTGTGTQIFLVRPKSFMAEASGGGSAEVKPLAVPDLGATGTARVTDRFVEESDGPKLDEAAVVVAGGRGLGEAANFEMIEKLAKQLKGAPGASRAIVDAGWVPYSYQVGQTGKVVKPDVYIAAAISGATQHLVGMKGSKTIIAINKDEEAPIFAVADLGIVGDVHKVLPKLIEALEAR
- a CDS encoding glycerophosphodiester phosphodiesterase, with the translated sequence MTIVVAHRGASGAAPENTLEAFSLAGKLGADWVELDVRRSADDVLVVHHDAHTADGRIVARTPAAELGDDVPTLAEAFEAAAGMGVNVEIKNDPADPDYDEKHQISVAVAGLIAAYRPYDEALVSSFNVETLNRIRAIDDRLATVVLFYDPVSAPQWVARAAGLGHSGIYPYFGLVGPGLVSTAHAAGLTVGAWTVNDEATMAELVALGVDALITDHPDIARRVVDEAR
- a CDS encoding electron transfer flavoprotein subunit beta/FixA family protein produces the protein MNVVVCVKQIPDPADPGVLDPETKTLKRDMKLILDESDSYGVEMALQLRDDAGEGDVILVSMAPHEETNGLRTALAMGADSAILITDDALAGTDALGTAKVLAAAIGRTQPDLVMAATESSDGYTGTVPEQLAELLGLPSVTFAKAIEIDGGSATIRRQTESGYDEVQVPLPALVSVTAGVVEPRYPSFKGIMAAKNKPLDVLGVADLGLTADDVGWAGGGQQIVDISPAPTREAGEIVVDEGDAHERIVAFLDELKVL
- a CDS encoding DUF3090 family protein gives rise to the protein MNEFDHLDAFTTGTEGPPGQRIFYLQARIGESLLSLRLEKQQVAALADYIDDMLSKLTAATTVMPDDHELEIVAPVMPAWIVGSLGVVYSESDDRVVMWAEELADEEDERSPETARFRLTRGQATAFVQRARAVVEAGRPPCPYCGRPLDDADFCPCYN
- a CDS encoding diacylglycerol kinase family protein, coding for MIAGDAVKVLLIVNPMASSVTPRAEVVIRRILASDHDVDLAHTVRRGHATRLAATSIAKGTEVVVVFGGDGTVNEVANGLVDSDTALACLPGGSTNVFSRTLGIPDDPVDGAEVLLNAIHGNRIPRIGVGDVNGRVFLFHVGVGFDAAVVEQVERRGELKRWLSHPLFALAAVDTWFRGSQRWRHSFTVDFDVGDPVVDGRFAVVLNSNPYTYLGSRPFDIAPEATLDRALVAVTVTDMHARAIVGMAATALRGRTSLADHPAVDYRTDLDGLTITADVGLPHQVDGDFLGRVTELRFRHRPAALRLVHPGAAPVI
- a CDS encoding SCO1664 family protein, whose amino-acid sequence is MSDTPIRDRPPISADDALPVLREAPMEVLGRMPWSSNATFLVDLDDADHDLQAVYKPVQGERPLWDFPTGLARREVAAFELSHHLGWDLVPPTVLRTEGPLGVGSLQLFVPADFEQHYFTIRDDPAHEPTLQRLCAFDIIANSTDRKGGHCLFDSNGEIWAIDNGLSFHTDFKLRTVIWDYAGETIPADIVAEVASFIEGGPPESFADLLDDDEVDAAMRRASALITDGCFPVDHTGRRWPWPMV
- a CDS encoding ArsA-related P-loop ATPase translates to MTPAAGAGASVLERLLASREIVIVCGAGGVGKTTTAATAALMAATRLGGRVLVVTVDPARRLAQSLGIDGFGDEPRRVDPGALAAATGSEPRGELWVAMLDTKASWDRLVSRHSPDDRTRDAILSNPLYTNITAKFVHSHDYIAMERLHELHQSGEYDLIVVDTPPSRHALDFLEAPERMAEFFDSRLLRWLTIPARSRLVGAASRSFGVVAERTLGTQFLGDIAEFFLLFRSMYPGFVERAEAVQRTIRTRRTSFVVVSTLESSAVSEISWFVDALAQRRLHLGGVVLNRVLPDGLRDPAAEASARQLAERATEIGVEVRSTHSADDVSRVLCELAESFLAYRVPASREAELRSELRVDPAIQVAVPILAGEVADISGLVRIGGFLW
- a CDS encoding WhiB family transcriptional regulator; translation: MALTIVPPAHVDADWRAGAACRDTDPALFFPVGTTGPALDQIAAAKAVCLACEARENCLEFALSTNQDSGVWGGASEEERRAMRRRRQAAARAARA
- a CDS encoding MSMEG_4193 family putative phosphomutase, with the protein product MASKRNSPPKPTTVLWVRHGKTPTTGAVLPGRAKGLHLAPEGVAQAERAGRRIAGIGEKKITAVYASPMERTRETAKPIARALGLRVRTAKGLIECDFGEWTGAKLSDLRKLKEWSQVQQYPSGFRFPGGESFSEMQGRVVDQAARLVAAHPGETIVAVSHADTIKAAVAHANGTHLDLFQRTVVSPCSITAITYTFDGPYVLTVNSTGDDLSTLSLS